From Pan paniscus chromosome 6, NHGRI_mPanPan1-v2.0_pri, whole genome shotgun sequence, one genomic window encodes:
- the HSPB1 gene encoding heat shock protein beta-1, whose protein sequence is MTERRVPFSLLRGPSWDPFRDWYPHSRLFDQAFGLPRLPEEWSQWLGGSSWPGYVRPLPPAAIESPAVAAPAYSRALSRQLSSGVSEIRHTADRWRVSLDVNHFAPDELTVKTKDGVVEITGKHEERQDEHGYISRCFTRKYTLPPGVDPTQVSSSLSPEGTLTVEAPMPKLATQSNEITIPVTFESRAQLGGPEAAKSDETAAK, encoded by the exons ATGACCGAGCGCCGCGTCCCCTTCTCGCTCCTGCGGGGCCCCAGCTGGGACCCCTTCCGCGACTGGTACCCGCATAGCCGCCTCTTCGACCAGGCCTTCGGGCTGCCCCGGCTGCCGGAGGAGTGGTCGCAGTGGTTAGGCGGCAGCAGCTGGCCAGGCTACGTGCGCCCCCTGCCCCCCGCCGCCATCGAGAGCCCCGCAGTGGCCGCGCCCGCCTACAGCCGCGCGCTCAGCCGGCAACTCAGCAGCGGGGTCTCGGAGATCCGGCACACTGCGGACCGCTGGCGCGTGTCCCTGGATGTCAACCACTTCGCCCCGGACGAGCTGACGGTCAAGACCAAGGATGGCGTGGTGGAGATCACCG GCAAGCACGAGGAGCGGCAGGACGAGCATGGCTACATCTCCCGGTGCTTCACGCGGAAATACAC GCTGCCCCCCGGTGTGGACCCCACCCAAGTTTCCTCCTCCCTGTCCCCTGAGGGCACACTGACCGTGGAGGCCCCCATGCCCAAGCTAGCCACGCAGTCCAACGAGATCACCATCCCAGTCACCTTCGAGTCGCGGGCCCAGCTTGGGGGCCCAGAAGCTGCAAAATCCGATGAGACTGCCGCCAAGTAA